A region from the Oceanidesulfovibrio marinus genome encodes:
- a CDS encoding hydrogenase maturation nickel metallochaperone HypA — protein sequence MHEMSIVQSLFDIVRQELEKHGKTRLISVHVKHGTLANVVPEAMDLAWEILTKDGEFDGAVLTLEEVPLLLECSSCKHQFTPESSQFLLAPCPQCGEDLGHKVIAGKELYLDRLEAE from the coding sequence ATGCATGAAATGTCCATCGTTCAGTCGCTTTTCGATATCGTCAGACAAGAGCTCGAAAAGCACGGCAAGACCCGGCTTATCAGCGTGCATGTCAAACACGGAACCCTTGCCAATGTGGTGCCCGAGGCCATGGATCTGGCCTGGGAGATACTGACCAAGGATGGCGAGTTCGACGGCGCCGTGCTTACCCTCGAAGAGGTCCCCCTGCTGCTGGAATGCAGCAGTTGCAAGCACCAGTTTACGCCCGAGTCCAGCCAGTTCCTGCTCGCGCCGTGTCCGCAATGCGGGGAGGATCTGGGCCACAAGGTCATCGCCGGCAAGGAGCTCTACCTCGACAGACTCGAGGCGGAATAG
- a CDS encoding AMP-binding protein, protein MENATGYATNYATTLPALLAGNARSRANRTAMREKEWGVWQKRSWREYALAVAEFAAGLEVLGLGRGDIVILIGDNRPEWLIAELAIQCLGGIALGLYQDAPADEVAYIFELSEARLVVAEDQEQVDKMLEIRESVPALQHVVYHDPKGLASYQTAGLQPFEAIRESGRQGRADEALLGELDERIAAIAPDDACLIATTSGTTGRPKLAVLSHKNLLAMAHNLGLADSKHESDEFVSFLPLAWMGEQMMAVASALLFGFAVNFPEEPDTVQNDIREIGPHLIFSPPRVWENMAASVRVKIMETTRFKRFLYEKLFPVGLRMADTRFQGREPSAGLRLQYFLATRLLFNPLKDRLGFSRVRSASTGGAALGPDTFRFFHALGVNLKQIYGQTEIAGISCIHRDGSIDFDSVGAPIAETEIRIAEDGEILSRSPAVFLGYYRNEEATAETINEGWLHSGDAGYFDDANRLVVIDRLKDVMRLAGGTQFSPQFLENKLKFSPYVKEAVVLGRDRDFVAAIVCIDADIVGRWAESRLVTYTTYQDLSAKDVVYKLIREEIREINETLPEPTRIRRFALLYKELDADDGELTRTRKVRRSTVWERYKGLVEELYTTAGEVNLEVQIQYQDGSLREMRGAIRLQDV, encoded by the coding sequence GTGGAGAACGCGACAGGCTACGCGACGAACTATGCCACCACGCTGCCGGCGCTGCTGGCCGGGAACGCGCGCTCGCGCGCCAACCGCACGGCCATGCGCGAGAAGGAGTGGGGCGTGTGGCAGAAGCGGAGCTGGCGCGAGTACGCCCTGGCCGTGGCGGAATTCGCCGCTGGTTTGGAAGTGCTGGGCCTGGGCCGCGGGGACATCGTCATCCTCATCGGCGACAACCGGCCGGAGTGGCTCATCGCCGAGCTGGCCATCCAGTGCCTGGGCGGCATTGCCCTGGGCCTGTATCAGGACGCGCCGGCCGACGAGGTCGCCTACATCTTTGAGCTCTCGGAAGCGCGGCTGGTGGTGGCCGAGGACCAGGAGCAGGTGGACAAGATGCTGGAGATCCGCGAGAGCGTTCCGGCGTTGCAGCACGTGGTCTACCACGATCCCAAGGGGCTGGCTTCCTACCAGACGGCCGGGCTGCAGCCTTTCGAGGCCATCCGCGAGAGCGGCCGCCAGGGCAGGGCGGACGAGGCCCTGCTGGGCGAGCTGGACGAGCGCATCGCGGCGATTGCGCCGGACGACGCCTGCCTCATCGCCACCACCTCCGGCACCACGGGCCGGCCCAAGCTGGCCGTGCTCTCGCACAAGAATCTGCTGGCCATGGCGCACAACCTGGGCCTGGCCGATTCCAAGCACGAATCCGACGAGTTCGTCTCCTTTCTTCCCCTGGCCTGGATGGGCGAGCAGATGATGGCCGTGGCCTCGGCCCTGCTCTTTGGCTTTGCCGTGAACTTCCCGGAGGAGCCGGACACCGTGCAGAACGACATCCGGGAGATCGGACCGCACCTCATCTTCTCGCCGCCGCGCGTGTGGGAGAATATGGCCGCCTCGGTGCGGGTGAAGATCATGGAGACCACACGGTTCAAGCGCTTTCTCTATGAGAAGCTCTTCCCGGTGGGCCTGAGGATGGCGGATACGCGCTTCCAGGGCCGGGAGCCCTCGGCCGGGCTCAGGCTGCAGTACTTCCTGGCCACGCGCCTGCTCTTCAACCCGCTCAAGGACAGGCTGGGGTTCTCGCGCGTGCGCTCGGCCTCCACTGGCGGCGCCGCCCTGGGGCCGGACACCTTCCGCTTCTTCCACGCCCTGGGCGTGAACCTCAAGCAGATCTACGGCCAGACCGAGATTGCGGGCATCTCCTGCATCCATCGGGACGGCAGCATCGATTTCGATTCCGTGGGCGCGCCCATTGCGGAGACCGAGATACGCATAGCCGAGGACGGCGAGATCCTCTCGCGCAGCCCGGCCGTGTTCCTGGGCTACTACCGCAACGAGGAGGCCACGGCCGAAACCATCAACGAGGGCTGGCTGCACTCCGGCGACGCCGGCTACTTCGACGATGCGAACCGCCTCGTGGTCATCGACCGGCTCAAAGACGTGATGCGGCTGGCCGGCGGCACGCAGTTCTCCCCGCAGTTTCTGGAGAACAAGCTCAAGTTCTCGCCGTACGTGAAGGAGGCCGTGGTTCTGGGCCGGGACCGCGACTTTGTGGCGGCCATCGTCTGCATCGACGCGGACATCGTTGGTCGCTGGGCCGAGTCCAGGCTCGTCACCTACACAACATATCAGGACCTTTCGGCCAAGGATGTGGTATACAAGCTGATCCGCGAGGAAATACGGGAGATCAACGAGACGCTCCCGGAACCGACGCGCATCAGGCGATTCGCTTTGCTCTACAAGGAGCTGGACGCGGACGACGGCGAGCTGACCCGCACGCGCAAGGTGCGGCGCAGCACCGTCTGGGAGCGTTACAAGGGCCTTGTGGAGGAGCTGTACACCACGGCCGGCGAGGTGAACCTGGAGGTGCAGATCCAGTATCAGGATGGAAGCCTCCGCGAGATGCGCGGCGCAATCCGATTACAGGACGTATAG
- a CDS encoding ABC transporter ATP-binding protein, whose protein sequence is MVPLMTMLEVRGVTLTFRGIAALLNVGFSVQAGEICSLIGPNGAGKTSMLNCISGRYTPDEGAISLDGRTLLSMKPSRRTTLGLSRTFQNIALFRGLSVLDNLMVGRHSRMGYGLLASCFYWGKARKREDVHRRRVEEVIDFLGLSPYRHQPAGRLPYGVQKRVELGRALAAEPRLILLDEPMAGMNLEETEDMARYILDINEEWGATVLLVEHDMGVVMDISDSVVVLDFGSVLAEGRPDEVQQNPDVVAAYLGSEDATFLGR, encoded by the coding sequence ATGGTCCCACTTATGACCATGCTGGAGGTCCGCGGCGTTACGCTCACATTCCGGGGCATCGCAGCCCTGCTCAATGTCGGCTTTTCCGTGCAGGCGGGCGAAATCTGCTCGCTCATCGGTCCCAACGGCGCCGGCAAGACCTCCATGCTCAACTGCATCTCCGGCCGGTACACCCCGGACGAGGGCGCCATCAGCCTGGACGGCAGGACGCTGCTGTCCATGAAGCCATCCAGGCGCACCACGCTGGGGCTCTCGCGCACTTTCCAGAACATCGCGTTGTTCCGCGGCCTGTCCGTGCTGGACAACCTCATGGTGGGCCGCCACAGCCGCATGGGCTACGGCCTGCTCGCTTCCTGTTTCTACTGGGGCAAAGCCAGAAAGCGCGAGGACGTCCACCGCCGCCGGGTGGAGGAGGTCATCGACTTTCTGGGCCTCTCGCCGTACCGGCACCAGCCCGCGGGCCGGCTGCCCTACGGCGTGCAGAAACGGGTGGAGCTTGGCCGCGCCCTGGCCGCGGAGCCGCGCCTGATCCTGCTGGACGAGCCCATGGCCGGCATGAACCTGGAGGAGACCGAGGACATGGCGCGCTACATCCTGGACATCAACGAGGAGTGGGGCGCCACGGTGCTGCTGGTGGAGCACGACATGGGCGTGGTTATGGACATCTCGGACTCGGTGGTGGTGCTGGACTTCGGCAGCGTACTGGCCGAGGGGCGGCCGGACGAGGTGCAGCAGAATCCGGACGTGGTCGCGGCCTATCTGGGCAGCGAGGACGCCACGTTTCTGGGGCGGTGA
- the hypB gene encoding hydrogenase nickel incorporation protein HypB, which translates to MEIPVVRNILEANSATAEELRALFTKKNILVLNLISSPGAGKTTLLEHTLADLGAKYKMAVVEGDLMTDNDARRVAATGAQAVQINTEGGCHLDAAMVSNALVSLDLDNVDILFIENVGNLVCPVEFDVGEDAKIALLSVTEGDDKPEKYPLLFELSKAMVLNKIDLLPYVDFDPDRAEAFARSLNKGLASFRVSCRASEGLEGWYGWIENALKEKRSAAA; encoded by the coding sequence ATGGAAATTCCCGTGGTCCGCAACATCCTGGAGGCGAACTCCGCCACAGCCGAAGAGCTTCGGGCGCTGTTCACCAAAAAGAACATCCTGGTCCTCAATCTCATCAGCTCGCCGGGCGCCGGCAAGACCACCCTGCTGGAGCACACCCTGGCCGACCTGGGCGCGAAGTACAAAATGGCCGTTGTCGAAGGCGATCTGATGACGGACAACGACGCCCGCCGCGTGGCCGCCACCGGGGCCCAGGCCGTGCAGATCAACACCGAGGGCGGCTGCCACCTGGACGCCGCCATGGTCTCCAACGCCCTGGTCTCCCTGGACCTGGATAACGTGGACATCCTGTTTATCGAGAACGTGGGCAACCTCGTCTGCCCGGTGGAGTTCGACGTGGGCGAGGACGCCAAGATCGCCCTGCTCTCCGTCACCGAGGGCGACGACAAGCCCGAGAAGTATCCCCTGCTCTTCGAGCTCTCCAAGGCCATGGTCCTCAACAAGATTGACCTCTTGCCCTACGTGGACTTCGATCCGGACCGCGCCGAGGCCTTTGCCCGCAGCCTGAACAAGGGTCTGGCTTCCTTCCGCGTCTCCTGCCGCGCCAGCGAGGGCCTGGAAGGCTGGTACGGCTGGATCGAAAACGCGCTGAAAGAGAAGCGCTCCGCCGCGGCCTGA
- a CDS encoding CBS domain-containing protein, whose product MYVGLKMLPRGKFVTVTKETLVTEAQSLMVENRLWMLLVVEGEQLVGYIRKEDVSEALPSVATSLSKHEINYLLSKLKAEKILKKDVPTVGPDATIEEAARRMNDEDLTGLAVVGKNKRLLGFINRSVMLEVLVEEMGLNQGGSRIAFEVVDRTGVIHEVSGIIADMGISIIATGTFHHKDRRMVVFRVQTDDPTPIEKAIVERGYRIVGPEDFEEEWSHL is encoded by the coding sequence ATGTACGTTGGACTCAAGATGCTGCCGCGCGGCAAGTTCGTCACCGTGACCAAGGAGACCCTCGTCACCGAGGCGCAGTCGCTCATGGTCGAAAACAGATTATGGATGCTGCTCGTGGTCGAAGGCGAGCAGCTGGTCGGATACATTCGCAAGGAAGATGTGAGCGAGGCGCTGCCCAGCGTGGCCACGAGCCTGTCCAAGCACGAGATCAACTACCTGCTGTCCAAGCTCAAGGCCGAGAAGATCCTGAAGAAGGACGTGCCCACGGTGGGTCCGGACGCCACCATCGAGGAAGCGGCCAGGCGCATGAACGACGAGGACCTCACCGGCCTGGCCGTGGTGGGCAAGAACAAGCGGCTGCTCGGCTTCATCAACCGCAGCGTCATGCTGGAGGTGCTGGTGGAGGAGATGGGCCTGAACCAGGGCGGCTCGCGCATCGCCTTCGAGGTGGTGGACCGCACCGGCGTTATCCACGAGGTCTCCGGCATTATCGCCGATATGGGCATCTCCATCATCGCGACAGGCACTTTCCACCACAAGGATCGCCGCATGGTGGTCTTCCGCGTGCAGACGGACGACCCCACGCCCATAGAAAAGGCCATTGTGGAACGGGGATACAGAATCGTCGGTCCTGAAGATTTTGAGGAGGAATGGTCCCACTTATGA